Part of the Planctomycetota bacterium genome is shown below.
CGGGCGTTGATGCCCCCGCGGCGGATCCGCAGCCCGTTGGGGAGCTGCTGGGCCGCGGCGACGTCGGCCCGCGCGGCGTAGGCGTAGGCCCACAGCAGCGTCCGGTTGGCGAGGTCGACGGCGACGACGGCGCCGGCGCCGGTCGGGCAGACGAGGACCCCCTCGGCATACGACGGCGACAGCCCTGCATTGCGGCGCTGCCGCGCGACCGCTCCATCGAAGCCGAGCTCCTCGTCGAGCACGGTGAGCGGCTGCGACCAGAGCGTCGCACCGGACGCGCCGTCGAGGACGTCGAGGCGGATCTCACCACGGTCCTCGACGATCACGAACAGCTGCTCGCCGAGGGGCAGCGGGGCGCCGAGGTAATGGCCACGCCCCCCCGCCTCGCGATTGCCGCCCGGCGGGGCCGGTTCACCGGCTGCCGTGCGCTCGCCCGGCCCCCGCGGCAGCCTCCAGACCTCGCGACCGCGCCCCTCGATCTCGTACGCCACCAGTGCGTTGCCACCACGGACATCGGGCGCACCGAGCCCGTCGAAGCGGGCCTGGAGACGCCCCTGGTCGGCGGCGATCGCCTGCGGATCGGGCTCGACTGAAAACACGAGCCGTCCGTCACTGGCCAGCCCACCGCGGGCGGCGTCCTCGAAGGCCTCGCGCACCGACGCCGGGAGCTCCTCGCGGGCGCTCCCGTCGAACCCGTCGACGACCTCGTCGGGCGTCTCCAGGAAGGACGTCGTCGTTCCCGCCGGTTGCAGCCACACGCGTTTGCCGGTCACGAAGTCGATTGCCATCAAACCCAGCGTCGAACGGACGACGAGACGACCGTCGACGGCGATCGGCAGGCCGGCGGGCCACTGGACCTGATCGCGGTCGGCAGCCTGACGGCGGCGGCGCTCGAGCAGGCGGCTCTCCTCGGGGTGTCGGGTGAGCGGGACGCGGTACCGCGGCGCCAGCAGGGGGCGGGATGCCTCGACGAGGGCGTTGCGGGCGGCGTCGCCGCGCGGCAACCACCACTCGCGTTCCCGACGGCCGGCGGCCGCCGGGGGCTGGCCGATCGCCGACTCGAGCCACTCGCCCGCGGTGCCGGGGGCGTAGTCGAAGGGAACGTCGCGCCCTCCGAAGCGGAGCGGCGGGGCACGGCGGTCGTCGCCGCGCCGTGCCGCGCGGCTGGCGTCGAGGACGGCAGCGGCAGCGCTCTTTTCGCCGGCCCGCCACAGTGCCGTCGACCGGAGCACCGACAGCGTCGGCTCCAAGGCCGACGACTCGGGCGTCGCCGCGAGCCGGTCGAGCCACACCGAGGCCGCCAGGGGCTGCCCCCCTTCGAGCGCCTCGAGCGCAGCCAGGAGCGTCGCCTGGCGCCCCGCCGGCGTGAGGAACCAGCGCCGCGCCACGGCGACGATCGCCGCCTGATCGTTGTCGGCCACGGCTTTGGCGAGTGCCCGCTCGGCGCGCGTGCGGAACTGGAGCTCGTAGGCTTTGCGTCCGGCGTCCGGCAGGCCGGCGAGGATCCGCACCGCCTCGCTCTTGACGCTCCGCCACGTGGCATCACCCGCAGCGGGACGGACGAAAAAATCCTGATCGGATTCGAGGATCCCGTCGGCGAGTGTGGCGACGTCGCTCCAGCGCCCCTCGGCGACCAGCCGGCGCACCTGATCCAGTTGCCGTTCACGGCGCCGGTCGGTGGGAAAAGATGGGCCCGCGACCTCCTCGGCGTCGTCGTCGGCCGACTCGTCGGCCTGCTGGTTCACCAGCGCCAGGTCCACGGCACGAGCCACCCGGCCGCCGACCGGCGTGGTGACGGTGAACGCGGCAAACGCGACGAAACTGAGCACTGCCACGACGCGCTGCACGCCGGCTTCGCACCCGCCTCGCAGCAGGGCGGGACGGGGACGCGGGACGAGCCCGGTATCGAGGCGGCGTACCGCCGGAGCGGGGGGACGGCGACCAGGCAAACCCTCGGCATTACCCGCGGTCGCCTGAGTCGACCAAGGCCAGGGATGGCTTTGCCCACCGGCGGCAAGGGCATCGCTCCCCACGGGCCGATCGGCCGGGCCGTCACCGAAGGCGATCCGCCCCCGTCGCGGAGGGCCGGAACGTGCCATAAATCCCCTCGAAAACCCCATGTGCGCGGCGTGGATCGGCATTCCATCCACCCCTGCGCCCGGGTCGGCAGCGTCGCAGCTTCGTGCGTGAAGCGGTTTTCCGTGCAATGTCCGGCGGGCCGAACGACCGTCGCATCTTAGGTTCGCCTCCGTCTGGCGAGCAAGTTTCCGGGGCCGCGTTACCCCGGACGCCGTCACCCTCCCCCGAGTATTTCCCCGGGAAAAAAGCCGCTTTTGGTTTGCAATTTGTTTTCCAGTGCTTCTAATCTCCGCACGTTTTCGGCACGACTGTGCCGATTTTCACGATTCTGCGGCGGGTTGCCGCCGCGACCGAGCAATAGTCCCTTTCCCGTGGAGGCAGTGGCGATGGCGAAGAAGTCGGGTAGCAAGCCCATGACGAAGACCGAGATCCTGAGGAGCATTTCCGAGTCGACGGGCCTTCCCAAAAAGGACGTCGTGGCGGTGATGGAGGCATTGACCAGCGAGATCCAAAAGGCCGTCAAGGGGAGCGTCGGGGTGTTCTCGATCCCGGGCCTGGTGAAGATCGTCCGCGTCAAGGTTCCGGCGAAGCCCGCGCAGAAGGGCGTCAAGAATCCG
Proteins encoded:
- a CDS encoding DNA-binding protein, with amino-acid sequence MAKKSGSKPMTKTEILRSISESTGLPKKDVVAVMEALTSEIQKAVKGSVGVFSIPGLVKIVRVKVPAKPAQKGVKNPFTGELQDRPAKPASVKVKVRALKSLKAMAAG